Genomic segment of Pseudomonadales bacterium:
AAAACCGCGACTCCGCCACAAAGCGCAGCAGAGCAGGAACAAAATTTAGAACACATTGATCCTGCACTTCGCAAACTGGAACAGGTCGAAAGCGCGCGCGACCCTAGCCGCTTACTCCGAGCACAGATGATGTTGCAAGCTCAACAAAAACAACCACCGCAGAATACAGGTAAGAAGTGGTAACTATGAATCGACAAATAATGAAACTGATTAGCTTCTTGGCACTGGCGTTATCTTTTCTCAGCCAACCCGCGATGGCGACTAACGTCTGGGCGTCTGTCAGCAAGAATAAAGTCGTCAAGAACGAAGTCTTTCAACTTCGCGTTGTGGTCGACGAAAAAGTGTCTTCCGACGATATTGATTTCAGCGGATTGGACAAAGACTTCTATGTGGGTCGACCTAGCTTTGGATCTTCGATCAATATCGTCAATGGCAATCGCAGTACACGCAGTGAGTGGAACTTAACACTAGCCGCTCAGACTCTCGGCGTGGCAAAGATTCCCGCTTTTACCATCAATGGTGCGAGCTCGAAACCAATCGCGATTCAAGTCACGATGGACAGAGATGAGCCTAAGGTATCCGATCTCGTTGAACTGCGCAGCTCACTGGATAAAACAACGCTCTACCCCAATGAGAGTGCGTCATTACAAACTCGTCTCATTATCAAGGCCGATCCTAGACGACTGCAAAACCCAAATGTGGTTCCTCCACGAGTCGACGGTCTGACCTTAACTCAAATTGGCGAACCGAATCAGTACCAGAGTGTGCTGGGTGGCGTAGAAGTCACGGTACTTGATCAGAACTACCTCATCACGGCAGACCAGCCGGGGGAATACACGCTCACCAGCGCGGCTTTCAAAGGCTCCGTTGTGTACGGAAATGACCGCACAGGAACGACCAAGCTCATTTCCGTGGATACCCCTGCGAAAACATTTGATATCAAAGTAGAAGACAAGCCAGCAGGCTACACGGGGGTATGGCTACCTACCTCTGAGCTTAATTTAGCCCAAACATGGACGTCGGCCGATGGAGAAAACATCGCCTCCTCTTCGACGCCTCAAGCCAAAGTTGGAGACTCAATTACTCGTGAATTGACGCTCGATATCAAAGGGCTGTCATCTGACCGATTCCCCAATCTGAAAATCACTTACCCACAAGGTATTCGCGTTTATGAAGAAAAGCCCCAGTTCACGCAACTGGATAATGGCTTCACTCGTATGACATTAAAACAAGTCCTCATTCCGCAACAAACGGGCAAGGTTGACCTACCAGAAGTTAATCTCAACTGGTGGGATAGCCAAAACAAACAACAAAAAACCGCGCGTCTGGACGGTTTGTCACTGGATGTGAGCCCTGGTGAGAGCTTGAACATTCCCGTACCGGCTTCTCCATACACAGCGCCAGCCGACGTTAAAACGGTCACCGTCAGTGATCCTGGTATCTGGCCCTATTTAACCGGGTTGTTTGCCCTCCTTTGGGCAGTTACCACTGTGCTATGGCTAACAAAGCGTCCACAAACAATCGAGTCAGATAACAAGCAAATCAATGTCCCCCTCAAATCAAGTGACGCTTTGATAGCGGCTTTGCAAGCAGGAGACCATTTTAAAGCACAGCACAGCGCCTCAAAATGGCTGACGGAAGCACAAATTAACGATCCTTCTCTTGTTAACGAGATCCAGAATGAACTGGATGAAATGCAAAAGTGTCATTTTTCTCAGCAAGAAACTGGCTGGAATGCTGCAAAATTGCTTAAACTAATAAACAAGGTGGACAAAATGCCTCGCGCAACAGGGAAGCCAGAGGAAAGATTAGCGAAGCTTTAGCACAGTCAAGATAGAGGCATTGTTCAGGTTTTATATTCATTACGCTAATGAATAACTGGAGGAATGATGTCGGCAATTGAAAAGCCAGATCCCAGTACTCATTATGTGATCCTCTATTTTGATGGATCTCAAATGACTTCATTTGAAGTCGATGCGTCCAGTCGTCATG
This window contains:
- a CDS encoding BatD family protein; this translates as MKLISFLALALSFLSQPAMATNVWASVSKNKVVKNEVFQLRVVVDEKVSSDDIDFSGLDKDFYVGRPSFGSSINIVNGNRSTRSEWNLTLAAQTLGVAKIPAFTINGASSKPIAIQVTMDRDEPKVSDLVELRSSLDKTTLYPNESASLQTRLIIKADPRRLQNPNVVPPRVDGLTLTQIGEPNQYQSVLGGVEVTVLDQNYLITADQPGEYTLTSAAFKGSVVYGNDRTGTTKLISVDTPAKTFDIKVEDKPAGYTGVWLPTSELNLAQTWTSADGENIASSSTPQAKVGDSITRELTLDIKGLSSDRFPNLKITYPQGIRVYEEKPQFTQLDNGFTRMTLKQVLIPQQTGKVDLPEVNLNWWDSQNKQQKTARLDGLSLDVSPGESLNIPVPASPYTAPADVKTVTVSDPGIWPYLTGLFALLWAVTTVLWLTKRPQTIESDNKQINVPLKSSDALIAALQAGDHFKAQHSASKWLTEAQINDPSLVNEIQNELDEMQKCHFSQQETGWNAAKLLKLINKVDKMPRATGKPEERLAKL